A DNA window from Eriocheir sinensis breed Jianghai 21 chromosome 22, ASM2467909v1, whole genome shotgun sequence contains the following coding sequences:
- the LOC127002298 gene encoding uncharacterized protein LOC127002298, whose translation MVPRRFPELALALLVLVAAVHALGSGSGQQQGSPANECPDPFSFNRRCIWYHDQCTSDSQCSRGEKCCLVAGCGRECMEVSQPLANAHKPSEGRGRGEGIESIILKDLNNRRGGKSRQEYTPSHTLSCNRTAPSFTMVPRPFPELALALLVLVAAVHAQGSGSGQQQGSPANECPDPFSFNVRCIRYHDQCTSDSQCSRGEKCCLVAGCGRECMGVCVATSAATSATLEILASLHMP comes from the exons ATGGTCCCCAGACGCTTCCCTGAACTGGCACTTGCCCTCCTAGTCCTGGTAGCTGCCGTGCACGCCCTGGGGTCAGGGAGTGGGCAGCAACAGGGCTCGCCAGC GAACGAGTGTCCAGACCCGTTCAGCTTCAACAGAAGATGCATCTGGTACCACGATCAGTGTACCTCAGACAGCCAATGTAGCCGTGGGGAGAAGTGTTGCCTGGTGGCCGGCTGTGGCAGGGAGTGCATGG AGGTGAGCCAGCCACTTGCCAAC gcccataagccttctgagggtcgaGGCCGcggagagggcatagaaagcatcattCTTAAGGATCTTAATAACAGGC GCGGCGGGAAGTCCAGGCAGGAATACACACCATCTCACACCCTCAGTTGTAACCGCACCGCCCCTTCCTTCACAATGGTCCCCAGACCCTTCCCTGAACTGGCACTTGCCCTCCTAGTCCTGGTAGCTGCCGTGCACGCCCAGGGGTCAGGGAGTGGGCAGCAACAGGGCTCGCCAGC GAACGAGTGTCCAGACCCGTTCAGCTTCAACGTAAGATGCATCCGGTACCACGATCAGTGTACCTCAGACAGCCAATGTAGCCGTGGGGAGAAGTGTTGCCTGGTGGCCGGCTGTGGCAGGGAGTGCATGG